Proteins encoded in a region of the Anoxybacillus amylolyticus genome:
- a CDS encoding potassium channel family protein: MKYVYFRLPFVMRTLLLGGMVIVGFGWIIHIIEPNTFHSFLDGIWWAIVTAATIGYGDFVPKTSIGKLVAILLIFAGTGVLSTYFAALSAAAVTKENALLKGELPYTKEGHIVIVGWNERTREILRQLTERQPFASFVIIDETLTTLPVASKNIHFIKGNASHDSVLQKANITKAKMAVITADPHKHETDADMATILTLVAMKGVHPSLYIIVEILTKQQAINAKRAGADEIIQTNALATFSFIHTIESPVFSTMLEQFLHMSKKNHFQIIEVPEEIIGRTFRESCRALIEDGVIPLGIFRGEASLLNPSPDIVLMPHDRLFIVKH, encoded by the coding sequence GTGAAATACGTTTATTTTCGTCTCCCTTTCGTTATGAGGACATTGCTCCTTGGCGGTATGGTAATTGTCGGATTCGGATGGATCATCCATATAATCGAGCCGAACACATTTCATTCCTTTTTGGATGGGATTTGGTGGGCAATTGTCACCGCTGCAACCATTGGTTACGGTGACTTTGTGCCAAAAACATCTATTGGCAAGTTAGTAGCCATTTTGCTCATTTTCGCCGGCACCGGTGTTCTTTCTACTTATTTTGCCGCCCTTTCTGCTGCGGCGGTAACAAAAGAAAATGCATTATTAAAAGGAGAGCTTCCATATACAAAAGAAGGGCATATCGTGATTGTTGGGTGGAATGAGCGGACGCGTGAAATATTGCGACAGCTTACTGAACGGCAGCCGTTCGCTTCTTTCGTTATTATCGATGAAACATTAACTACGCTACCAGTTGCAAGCAAAAACATTCACTTTATCAAAGGAAATGCGTCGCACGATTCGGTTTTACAAAAAGCAAATATTACAAAAGCGAAAATGGCGGTCATTACAGCCGATCCGCATAAGCACGAAACAGACGCTGATATGGCCACTATTTTAACACTCGTAGCAATGAAAGGGGTACATCCTTCCCTTTATATCATTGTGGAAATTTTAACAAAACAACAAGCGATCAATGCAAAGCGAGCAGGTGCGGATGAAATCATCCAAACGAACGCATTAGCAACCTTTTCATTTATTCATACAATCGAATCTCCTGTTTTTTCGACAATGTTGGAACAATTTTTACATATGTCTAAGAAAAACCATTTTCAAATTATCGAAGTACCGGAAGAAATCATTGGACGAACATTTCGTGAAAGTTGTCGAGCGCTAATAGAAGATGGAGTGATTCCGCTCGGAATTTTTCGGGGAGAAGCATCTCTTTTGAATCCTTCCCCCGATATTGTTCTTATGCCACATGATCGCTTGTTTATCGTTAAGCATTAA
- a CDS encoding aminotransferase: MTRATKTYVSETVSRLKPSGIRRFFDLAASMEGVISLGVGEPDFVTAWSVREACILSLEQGYTSYTANAGLLELRQEISSYLSRKFGLFYRPEGEVLVTVGASQALDLALRAIVNPGDEVIVVEPSFVSYGPLVALAGGVPISVRTNGADQFKLRPQQIEEVVSSRTKALILCSPNNPTGTVLNQEDLAAIARLVEKYDLLVISDEIYAELTYDEPYTSFPAVEGMRERTILVSGFSKGFAMTGWRLGFVAAPEEVLQAMLKIHQYTMMCAPTMAQYGAIEALKNGEHDVDEMRKSYRRRRNYFVQSLNDIGLHCHLPGGAFYAFPSIASTGMASEQFAERLLLEEKVAVVPGSVFGASGEGYVRCSYASSLEQLQEAIKRMKRFLSRL, encoded by the coding sequence ATGACACGGGCAACGAAAACGTACGTTTCAGAAACGGTTAGTCGTCTAAAGCCGTCAGGGATTCGTCGTTTTTTTGATTTAGCGGCAAGCATGGAAGGCGTCATTTCGCTCGGAGTGGGAGAGCCGGATTTTGTGACAGCATGGAGTGTTCGCGAAGCATGTATTTTGTCGCTTGAGCAAGGGTATACATCGTATACGGCAAATGCAGGATTATTAGAGCTTCGCCAAGAAATTTCTTCCTATTTGTCGCGGAAATTTGGGTTGTTCTACCGCCCAGAAGGTGAAGTGTTAGTAACGGTCGGGGCAAGCCAAGCGCTCGATTTGGCGCTAAGGGCAATCGTGAATCCAGGCGATGAAGTGATCGTGGTGGAGCCGAGTTTCGTGTCGTACGGGCCGCTTGTTGCATTAGCCGGAGGAGTGCCTATATCGGTTCGGACAAACGGTGCTGACCAGTTTAAGTTACGACCGCAACAAATTGAAGAGGTTGTTAGTTCGAGAACAAAAGCGTTAATTCTTTGCTCTCCAAACAATCCAACGGGAACGGTATTAAACCAGGAGGATTTGGCAGCGATTGCTCGCCTCGTCGAAAAATACGATTTGCTCGTCATTTCAGATGAAATTTATGCCGAGTTAACGTATGACGAACCGTATACGAGCTTTCCGGCGGTCGAAGGTATGCGGGAGCGGACGATTTTAGTGTCCGGGTTTTCGAAAGGATTTGCGATGACCGGCTGGCGGCTAGGGTTTGTCGCTGCACCGGAAGAGGTATTGCAAGCGATGTTAAAAATTCATCAATATACGATGATGTGTGCGCCAACAATGGCTCAGTATGGGGCGATCGAGGCATTAAAAAACGGGGAACACGATGTAGACGAAATGCGTAAAAGCTATCGCCGCCGCCGCAATTATTTTGTTCAGTCATTAAACGACATTGGTTTGCATTGTCATTTGCCAGGTGGCGCGTTTTATGCGTTTCCATCGATTGCTTCTACGGGAATGGCGTCCGAGCAATTCGCAGAGCGATTGTTACTGGAGGAAAAAGTAGCGGTGGTGCCTGGGAGTGTGTTTGGTGCCAGTGGAGAAGGTTATGTGCGTTGTTCCTATGCTTCCTCGCTCGAACAGTTACAAGAAGCGATAAAACGAATGAAACGGTTTTTATCACGACTATAA
- a CDS encoding MgtC/SapB family protein: MDFNLFVKLGISAILGLVIGLERELKRKPVGLKTCLVISISSCLLTIVSIESAYIFPLKDHITMDPLRLAAQIVSGIGFLGAGVILRRGNDSVSGLTTAALIWGAAGIGIAVGAGFYWEAIVSVALLIVSVELIPLLTALFGPKQLREKEILLQLTISRAEKIDDVIEAIRQQTIAIKTFHIKDIDEKHHLLKLKVAVYQKQTATDVYYSIRNIPSVTSVEIENL; the protein is encoded by the coding sequence ATGGATTTTAATCTTTTTGTAAAATTGGGTATTTCTGCAATATTAGGACTTGTTATTGGGCTAGAGAGGGAATTAAAACGAAAGCCCGTAGGATTAAAAACATGTCTTGTCATTTCTATCTCGAGCTGTCTACTAACGATTGTATCGATTGAATCTGCCTATATCTTCCCATTAAAAGACCATATCACGATGGATCCACTTCGTCTAGCAGCCCAAATCGTTTCTGGAATCGGTTTTTTAGGAGCAGGGGTTATTTTACGACGAGGAAATGACAGTGTTTCTGGCTTAACGACCGCAGCGTTGATATGGGGGGCAGCAGGGATCGGAATTGCTGTTGGAGCAGGGTTTTATTGGGAAGCAATCGTCAGCGTTGCCTTATTAATTGTGAGCGTTGAACTTATCCCGTTGCTCACTGCGCTCTTTGGTCCAAAACAGTTAAGGGAAAAAGAGATTTTACTACAACTTACTATTTCTCGCGCTGAAAAGATTGATGATGTCATCGAAGCAATTCGACAGCAAACAATCGCTATTAAAACATTTCACATTAAAGACATTGACGAGAAACACCATTTGCTGAAGTTGAAAGTCGCAGTTTATCAAAAACAGACCGCTACAGACGTATATTACTCAATTCGCAACATCCCTTCGGTTACAAGTGTTGAAATTGAAAATTTATAA
- a CDS encoding iron-containing alcohol dehydrogenase — protein MQNFVFRNPTKLIFGKGQLEQLKTEVPRYGTRVLLVYGGGSIKRNGLYDEVHTIFHEIGAEVFELSGVEPNPRLSTVQKGIDLCRKENIDFLLAVGGGSVIDCTKAIAAGAKYDGDPWDFIAKKAAVTEALPFGTVLTLAATGSEMNAGSVITNWETKEKYGWGSPVTFPQFSILDPTYTLTVPKEHTVYGMVDIMSHVFEQYFHHVPNTPLQDRMCEAVLKTVIETAPKLVNDLENYELRETVLYCGTMALNGILQMGVRGDWATHNIEHAVSAVYDIPHGGGLAILFPNWMKHVVDENVARFKQLAIRVFNVDPAGKTDREIALEGIEKLREFWSSIGAPCRLADYGIGEEHIETMADKAMVFGEFGNFKKLTREDVLAIYRASL, from the coding sequence ATGCAAAACTTTGTGTTTCGAAACCCAACGAAATTAATCTTTGGAAAAGGACAACTCGAGCAGTTGAAAACAGAAGTGCCACGGTATGGAACGCGTGTTTTGTTAGTGTATGGCGGCGGAAGCATTAAGCGGAACGGGCTGTACGATGAAGTGCATACTATTTTCCATGAAATTGGTGCCGAAGTATTTGAACTTTCTGGTGTAGAACCGAATCCCCGCCTTTCTACCGTTCAAAAAGGAATCGACCTTTGCCGAAAAGAGAACATTGATTTCTTATTGGCTGTTGGTGGAGGAAGCGTCATTGACTGCACGAAAGCAATCGCTGCCGGAGCGAAATACGACGGCGACCCATGGGATTTCATTGCAAAAAAAGCGGCGGTTACTGAAGCGCTTCCATTCGGCACAGTGTTAACACTAGCAGCGACTGGCTCGGAAATGAATGCAGGTTCTGTGATTACCAATTGGGAAACAAAAGAAAAGTACGGGTGGGGAAGCCCTGTAACTTTCCCGCAATTTTCGATTTTAGATCCGACGTATACGTTGACGGTTCCAAAAGAACATACCGTTTACGGAATGGTGGACATCATGTCACATGTGTTTGAGCAATATTTCCATCACGTTCCGAATACACCGCTGCAGGACCGTATGTGTGAAGCTGTATTAAAAACGGTCATCGAAACAGCGCCAAAGCTTGTGAATGACTTAGAAAACTATGAATTGCGGGAAACGGTTTTATATTGTGGAACGATGGCATTAAACGGGATTTTACAAATGGGCGTGCGCGGCGATTGGGCGACGCATAACATTGAACATGCTGTATCTGCTGTATACGATATCCCGCACGGCGGGGGGTTAGCGATTTTATTCCCGAATTGGATGAAGCACGTGGTTGATGAAAATGTCGCACGGTTTAAACAATTAGCGATTCGTGTATTTAATGTTGATCCGGCTGGAAAAACAGATCGCGAAATTGCTTTAGAGGGAATTGAGAAGTTGCGCGAATTTTGGTCGAGTATTGGTGCTCCATGCCGTTTAGCGGATTATGGTATTGGAGAGGAGCATATAGAAACAATGGCCGACAAAGCGATGGTGTTTGGTGAATTCGGCAATTTTAAAAAATTAACGCGCGAAGACGTATTAGCAATTTACCGTGCATCCCTATGA
- a CDS encoding helix-turn-helix domain-containing protein translates to MSTVGENIKMYREQRKMSHQELALKVRVGTATIQKYESGEQIPDTQTILKLCTALDVPASELMEREMYNSSGMDPEIEHLVKEIGVKRAKLILRKAKEFSEEDFLRVMQMLYEIKYGKDA, encoded by the coding sequence ATGAGTACAGTTGGTGAAAATATTAAAATGTATCGCGAACAACGAAAAATGAGCCATCAAGAACTAGCATTAAAAGTGCGTGTCGGAACTGCTACGATTCAAAAATATGAGTCAGGCGAGCAAATCCCTGATACGCAAACGATTTTAAAACTGTGCACCGCCCTTGACGTTCCAGCTTCTGAGTTAATGGAACGGGAAATGTATAACTCGTCTGGCATGGATCCAGAAATTGAACATCTCGTCAAAGAAATAGGTGTCAAACGAGCAAAACTGATTTTACGCAAAGCAAAAGAGTTCAGCGAAGAAGATTTTTTACGCGTTATGCAAATGCTTTATGAAATTAAATACGGAAAAGATGCATAA
- a CDS encoding glucose-6-phosphate isomerase, with the protein MTHIRFDYSKALSFFGEHELTYLRDAVKVAHHSLHEKTGAGNDFLGWMDLPIAYDREEFSRIQQAAEKIQQDSDVLLVIGIGGSYLGARAAIEMLHHSFYNALPKEKRRTPQVIFVGNNISSTYMKDVMDLLEGKDFSINVISKSGTTTEPAIAFRIFRKLLEEKYGKEGARKRIYATTDRTRGALKTLATEEGYETFIIPDDVGGRYSVLTAVGLLPIAVSGANIEAMMKGAAQAREDFSKSELEENPAYQYAAVRNILYNKGKTIEMLINYEPALQYFAEWWKQLFGESEGKDQKGIFPASANFSTDLHSLGQYVQEGRRDLFETVLKVETPRHELTIEAEENDLDGLNYLAGKTVDFVNTKAFEGTLLAHTDGGVPNLVVTLPTLDEYTFGYLVYFFEKACAMSGYLLGVNPFDQPGVEAYKVNMFALLGKPGYEEKKAELEKRLK; encoded by the coding sequence ATGACACATATTCGATTTGATTATTCCAAAGCATTATCGTTCTTTGGAGAACATGAGCTTACATATTTACGCGATGCAGTAAAAGTAGCGCATCATTCGTTGCATGAAAAAACAGGAGCCGGAAACGATTTTTTAGGTTGGATGGATCTCCCGATAGCATATGACCGCGAAGAATTTTCCCGCATTCAGCAAGCAGCGGAAAAAATTCAACAAGACTCGGACGTACTGCTTGTGATTGGCATTGGTGGCTCTTATTTAGGGGCGCGAGCAGCGATTGAAATGTTGCATCATTCGTTTTATAATGCATTGCCGAAAGAAAAACGTCGCACGCCACAAGTCATTTTCGTCGGCAACAATATTAGCTCAACATACATGAAAGACGTCATGGATTTATTAGAAGGAAAAGATTTCTCTATTAACGTCATTTCGAAATCGGGTACAACGACCGAGCCAGCAATTGCGTTTCGTATTTTCCGTAAATTGCTTGAAGAAAAATATGGAAAAGAGGGAGCGCGCAAACGTATTTATGCAACAACCGATCGTACACGCGGTGCGTTAAAGACGCTTGCGACTGAGGAAGGATATGAAACGTTTATTATTCCAGACGATGTTGGCGGACGTTACTCGGTGTTGACGGCGGTTGGCTTGCTTCCGATTGCGGTGAGCGGCGCGAATATCGAAGCAATGATGAAAGGGGCAGCGCAAGCACGCGAAGACTTTAGTAAATCAGAGCTTGAGGAAAATCCGGCGTATCAATACGCCGCTGTTCGCAACATTTTATACAACAAAGGAAAAACAATTGAAATGCTTATCAACTACGAGCCAGCCCTCCAATATTTTGCGGAGTGGTGGAAGCAATTATTTGGAGAAAGCGAAGGAAAAGACCAGAAAGGTATTTTCCCTGCTTCGGCAAACTTCTCCACCGACCTTCACTCGCTCGGTCAATATGTTCAAGAAGGGCGCCGTGATTTATTTGAGACGGTCTTGAAAGTCGAAACACCGCGCCATGAATTAACAATCGAAGCGGAAGAAAACGATTTAGACGGCCTGAACTATTTAGCCGGAAAAACAGTTGATTTTGTTAACACAAAAGCATTTGAGGGAACGTTATTGGCTCATACAGACGGCGGCGTACCGAATTTAGTCGTGACATTGCCAACATTAGATGAATATACGTTCGGTTATCTTGTCTATTTCTTCGAAAAAGCATGTGCCATGAGCGGTTATTTGTTAGGGGTTAATCCGTTTGACCAACCGGGAGTGGAGGCTTACAAAGTGAACATGTTTGCGCTCCTCGGTAAACCAGGGTATGAAGAGAAGAAAGCGGAGTTAGAGAAACGGTTGAAATAA
- a CDS encoding YugN-like family protein, which produces MIEIPSALEGKTFRLYKLEAELKPLGYVIGGNWDYDHGSFDYKIDDENGYQFLRVPFEAVDGQLDSNGTTVKLGRPYLLSHQYQIGLDDNVHVGNLAASFNQFSEPQDPDAQFPEKYIPVGQTLVKQLEDKLLNA; this is translated from the coding sequence ATGATTGAAATCCCATCAGCGTTAGAAGGTAAAACGTTTCGTTTATATAAGCTAGAAGCGGAATTGAAGCCGCTCGGCTATGTGATTGGGGGAAACTGGGACTATGACCACGGTTCATTTGACTACAAAATCGATGACGAAAACGGTTACCAATTTTTGCGTGTCCCGTTTGAAGCCGTGGACGGGCAGCTTGATTCGAATGGGACAACGGTGAAGCTTGGGCGACCGTATTTGCTTTCACACCAATACCAAATTGGGCTTGATGACAACGTTCATGTCGGTAATCTTGCGGCATCGTTTAACCAATTTTCCGAGCCGCAAGATCCAGACGCCCAGTTTCCGGAAAAGTATATTCCCGTCGGTCAAACGCTAGTAAAGCAATTAGAAGACAAGCTGCTTAATGCTTAA
- a CDS encoding H-type small acid-soluble spore protein, whose protein sequence is MDMNRVKQIVSSPTDIPVHYHRVSVWIDSYNEQQQTAIIHMREGHLREKREVPVAELAEGNA, encoded by the coding sequence ATGGATATGAATCGTGTGAAACAAATTGTATCATCCCCAACAGATATTCCTGTTCACTACCACCGAGTGTCTGTATGGATTGATAGCTATAATGAACAACAGCAAACAGCTATTATTCATATGCGTGAAGGTCATCTTCGTGAGAAGAGAGAAGTGCCAGTTGCTGAATTGGCAGAAGGAAACGCCTGA
- a CDS encoding Lrp/AsnC family transcriptional regulator, with translation MKLTEKELEIVEIVEKNARIPLDTLAKMTALTVEEAESILKKLEETKVIVQYATIVDWRKIDGHEGVTAMIDVKVTPKRGVGFDEVAERIYRFPEVKSVYLMSGAYDLSVVIEGRSMAEVAHFVSEKLSTLDSVISTTTHFILKKYKHDGTVFDQGDQDRRIVVAP, from the coding sequence ATGAAGTTAACAGAAAAAGAGCTAGAAATCGTCGAAATCGTCGAGAAGAATGCGCGAATACCGCTCGACACACTTGCAAAAATGACGGCGCTAACGGTCGAAGAAGCAGAGTCCATTTTGAAAAAACTGGAGGAAACAAAAGTGATTGTGCAATACGCCACCATTGTCGATTGGCGCAAAATTGACGGTCATGAAGGAGTAACCGCAATGATTGATGTGAAAGTGACACCGAAACGAGGAGTCGGTTTTGATGAAGTGGCAGAGCGCATTTATCGCTTTCCGGAAGTGAAATCAGTTTACTTAATGTCAGGAGCATACGACTTATCGGTCGTTATCGAGGGGCGCTCGATGGCAGAAGTTGCTCATTTTGTGTCAGAAAAGCTGTCCACGCTTGATTCAGTTATTTCGACGACGACGCATTTTATTTTGAAAAAATATAAGCATGACGGCACCGTGTTTGACCAAGGAGACCAAGATCGCCGCATCGTGGTGGCACCATGA
- the yugI gene encoding S1 domain-containing post-transcriptional regulator GSP13: MSKLAVGSIVKGTVTGIQPYGAFVAISDDIQGLVHISEVSHQFVKDIHDFLKVGDEVMVKILSIDEKAKRASLSIRSVKEIPASDKLRQPKAKELPETAGGFHILKEKLKEWVEQSQDE; this comes from the coding sequence TTGTCGAAGTTAGCGGTAGGTAGCATTGTGAAAGGAACGGTGACCGGGATTCAGCCGTATGGCGCCTTTGTTGCGATTAGCGACGATATTCAAGGGCTTGTGCATATTTCAGAAGTTTCTCATCAGTTTGTCAAAGATATTCATGATTTTTTGAAGGTGGGAGACGAAGTCATGGTTAAAATCCTTTCCATTGATGAAAAAGCAAAGCGGGCGAGTTTGTCGATAAGATCAGTAAAGGAAATACCAGCTTCGGACAAATTACGTCAACCAAAAGCAAAAGAGCTTCCCGAAACAGCGGGCGGCTTTCATATATTAAAAGAAAAACTAAAAGAATGGGTCGAACAATCGCAGGATGAATAA
- a CDS encoding DUF378 domain-containing protein, producing the protein MSALQRIALLFTIIGAINWGLIGFFQFDLVAAIFGGQNSMISRIIYGIVGIAGLINLALLFKPAAELGRTEPKVSRT; encoded by the coding sequence ATGAGTGCACTTCAACGTATTGCACTACTTTTTACGATTATCGGTGCGATTAACTGGGGCTTAATTGGCTTCTTTCAATTCGATTTAGTAGCCGCTATTTTCGGCGGACAAAACTCGATGATTTCCCGCATTATTTACGGAATCGTCGGCATTGCTGGACTAATCAACCTCGCGCTTTTATTTAAACCAGCAGCAGAACTTGGACGCACCGAACCAAAAGTATCACGGACATAA
- a CDS encoding SEC-C metal-binding domain-containing protein: MGKVGRNDPCPCGSGKKYKHCCEKKQDVVFLNEVITQEALQLQQELFEYALTHYGDALSDFIFRNIQHLPVVAEEEQETFMLYVTQWAVFCAPILNGRTVMEHYVQTRGSKIKRASTRNLLRSWTKEVPSFARVVECEANLIVVEDIFTGEQKRVTLQESQAVEVGNVVVGLLVSLGSTYTFFLSLLELEKERADFLVERLQRKHKQINQPIREWLATSFPELLHECFMPTLPEDFGIDDLQWAEPIHRQTAYLLKENMERIHERSPLINIALVLWRTYCELVHPTIKKPELYAAALHYLIVATFFPYKVATQKDIAEHYGVSSGSLSAKYREMEEVLADFLQQVYDKLEELDVEDDDWDEEEWEDEPVFFPPQHSRIAMERELRQLERVIEEKDFSSVKEANKYIQKTLQSGKKPIASLSPKDEAQELLYQAFEEMDRKKRLDLAHRALAIYPNSPDAYNILGDESGTLETAANYYKQGMIAGEKDLGKRFFRENKGHFWGIVETRPYMRAKANYAQALWQLGEKEKAVEQYEQLLQLNPNDNQGIRYLLLPAYIELGKYDEAEELMTQYDEATATMDYNRLLVSYLKYGLHEELDDLLEEAIISNPYVIDYLLKKKRLPKEDPLFYSFGDDTEAVMYAKAHIHLWQREKELLDWLRETTRMQWKK, translated from the coding sequence ATGGGGAAAGTAGGACGAAATGACCCTTGCCCATGCGGAAGCGGAAAAAAGTATAAGCATTGCTGTGAAAAAAAACAAGATGTTGTATTTTTGAATGAAGTAATTACGCAAGAAGCGCTTCAACTACAGCAAGAATTATTCGAGTATGCATTGACTCACTACGGGGATGCGTTAAGCGATTTTATCTTTCGGAACATTCAACATCTTCCCGTTGTTGCGGAGGAAGAGCAAGAAACGTTTATGCTATACGTAACGCAATGGGCAGTATTTTGCGCACCGATCTTGAATGGAAGAACGGTAATGGAACACTATGTGCAAACGCGCGGTTCGAAAATTAAACGGGCAAGCACACGAAATTTGTTACGTTCGTGGACGAAGGAAGTTCCGTCATTTGCACGGGTAGTGGAGTGTGAAGCAAATCTTATCGTCGTAGAAGATATTTTTACAGGGGAACAAAAGCGCGTCACGTTGCAGGAAAGCCAGGCAGTCGAGGTAGGGAACGTCGTTGTCGGTCTTCTCGTATCGCTCGGATCAACGTACACGTTTTTCCTTTCTCTTCTAGAACTAGAAAAAGAAAGAGCAGATTTTCTTGTGGAGCGGTTGCAGAGAAAACACAAACAAATCAACCAACCGATTCGCGAATGGTTGGCGACGTCGTTTCCAGAATTGCTGCATGAATGCTTCATGCCGACGCTTCCCGAAGATTTTGGAATCGACGATCTTCAATGGGCCGAACCGATTCATCGACAAACTGCGTATCTTTTAAAAGAAAATATGGAACGTATCCATGAGCGAAGTCCATTAATAAACATTGCACTCGTTTTATGGCGTACGTATTGTGAGCTTGTCCATCCAACAATAAAAAAACCGGAATTGTACGCAGCAGCGCTTCACTATTTAATCGTAGCAACCTTTTTCCCGTATAAAGTAGCGACGCAAAAAGACATCGCGGAACATTACGGGGTATCAAGTGGCAGTCTATCGGCAAAATATCGTGAAATGGAAGAGGTGCTTGCGGATTTTCTCCAACAAGTTTACGACAAACTAGAAGAACTTGATGTGGAGGATGACGATTGGGATGAGGAAGAGTGGGAGGATGAGCCTGTATTCTTTCCGCCCCAACATTCCCGAATCGCGATGGAACGAGAATTGCGGCAATTAGAGCGAGTCATTGAAGAAAAAGATTTTTCGTCAGTTAAAGAAGCAAATAAGTACATTCAAAAAACGCTACAAAGTGGGAAGAAGCCAATCGCTTCCCTTTCGCCAAAAGACGAAGCACAAGAGCTATTGTACCAAGCATTTGAAGAAATGGATCGGAAAAAACGGCTTGACCTTGCGCATCGCGCACTAGCAATCTACCCAAATAGTCCAGATGCCTACAATATTTTGGGGGATGAATCGGGTACGCTCGAAACGGCGGCGAATTATTACAAACAAGGAATGATTGCTGGGGAAAAAGACCTCGGCAAACGATTTTTCCGAGAAAATAAAGGGCATTTTTGGGGGATTGTCGAAACGCGACCATATATGCGCGCAAAAGCTAATTACGCACAAGCCCTTTGGCAGTTAGGGGAAAAAGAAAAAGCGGTGGAACAGTATGAGCAGCTATTGCAACTAAACCCGAACGATAATCAAGGCATTCGCTATTTATTATTGCCAGCCTACATTGAACTTGGAAAATATGACGAAGCGGAAGAGTTGATGACTCAGTACGATGAAGCGACAGCGACGATGGATTATAATCGCTTACTTGTATCCTATTTGAAGTACGGATTGCATGAAGAACTGGACGATTTACTAGAAGAAGCGATTATATCTAACCCGTATGTTATTGATTATTTATTGAAAAAGAAGCGCTTGCCAAAAGAGGACCCGCTCTTTTATAGCTTTGGCGATGACACGGAAGCCGTCATGTATGCAAAAGCTCATATTCATCTATGGCAACGAGAGAAAGAACTATTAGATTGGCTGCGGGAAACGACCCGCATGCAGTGGAAAAAGTAA
- a CDS encoding GNAT family N-acetyltransferase: MNIRIATRADLPAIVEIYNETIPTRMVTADLEPVSVESREKWFFEHSEERPLWVVEQDEQVCAWLSFRSFYGRPAYRYTAEIGIYIAQTQRGKGLGKKLLQKAIDECPNLEIKTLLGFIFAHNEPSLRLFSLFGFERWGYLPRVAELDGVERDLIIMGKRIE, encoded by the coding sequence GTGAACATTCGAATAGCAACACGCGCTGATTTGCCAGCGATTGTCGAGATATATAACGAAACAATTCCAACAAGAATGGTGACCGCTGACTTAGAGCCGGTGTCTGTTGAAAGTCGGGAAAAATGGTTTTTCGAACATTCGGAGGAGCGACCGCTATGGGTCGTCGAACAAGATGAGCAAGTATGCGCTTGGCTAAGTTTTCGCTCCTTTTATGGACGACCTGCGTATCGCTATACGGCTGAAATCGGCATTTATATTGCACAGACGCAACGCGGAAAAGGGCTTGGAAAGAAGTTGTTGCAAAAAGCAATCGATGAATGTCCAAATTTGGAAATAAAAACATTATTAGGATTCATTTTCGCGCATAATGAACCGAGTTTGCGACTTTTTTCCCTTTTCGGATTTGAAAGATGGGGGTATTTGCCGCGAGTGGCTGAACTAGACGGAGTGGAACGAGATTTAATCATCATGGGGAAACGAATCGAATAA
- a CDS encoding DUF1871 family protein has product MNQHLNRSLLAIVQQWNPFGYSIDVYEIEAADVVRAVYEYEDVEKLARKIQAIYEFAFEQKIPLAKCIALAHELLMMKADSECTL; this is encoded by the coding sequence ATGAATCAACATTTAAACCGCTCGTTGCTTGCTATCGTTCAACAATGGAATCCATTTGGTTATAGCATAGATGTCTACGAAATAGAGGCAGCTGACGTTGTTCGAGCTGTCTATGAGTATGAGGATGTCGAAAAGCTTGCCCGAAAAATCCAAGCTATTTATGAATTCGCGTTTGAACAAAAAATTCCTCTTGCTAAATGCATAGCATTGGCGCACGAGCTATTGATGATGAAAGCAGACTCAGAATGCACATTGTAA